Proteins from a genomic interval of Streptomyces sp. SID8374:
- the rplS gene encoding 50S ribosomal protein L19: MSSLLDGVNAATLRSDLPAFRPGDTVNVHVRVIEGNRSRIQQFKGIVIRRQGSGVSETFTVRKVSFSVGVERTFPVHSPIFEKIELVSRGDVRRAKLYFLRELRGKAAKIKEKRDN; this comes from the coding sequence ATGTCTTCCCTGCTCGATGGCGTCAACGCCGCCACCCTCCGGTCGGACCTCCCGGCGTTCCGCCCCGGTGACACCGTCAACGTCCACGTGCGAGTGATCGAGGGCAACCGCTCCCGTATCCAGCAGTTCAAGGGCATCGTCATCCGCCGCCAGGGCTCGGGCGTCAGCGAGACCTTCACGGTCCGCAAGGTCTCCTTCAGCGTCGGCGTCGAGCGCACCTTCCCCGTGCACAGCCCGATCTTCGAGAAGATCGAGCTCGTCAGCCGCGGTGACGTCCGTCGCGCCAAGCTGTACTTCCTCCGTGAGCTCCGCGGCAAGGCCGCGAAGATCAAGGAGAAGCGCGACAACTGA
- a CDS encoding RNA-binding protein yields MLEEALEHLVKGIVDNPDDVQVASRTLRRGRVLEVRVHPDDLGKVIGRNGRTARALRTVVGAIGGRGIRVDLVDVDQVR; encoded by the coding sequence ATGCTCGAGGAGGCTCTCGAGCACCTCGTGAAGGGCATCGTCGACAACCCCGACGACGTGCAGGTGGCCTCGCGCACCCTGCGCCGCGGGCGCGTGCTGGAGGTCCGGGTCCACCCCGACGACCTCGGCAAGGTGATCGGCCGTAACGGCCGCACCGCTCGCGCTCTGCGGACCGTCGTGGGCGCCATCGGCGGCCGTGGGATCCGGGTCGACCTCGTCGACGTGGACCAGGTCCGCTGA
- the ffh gene encoding signal recognition particle protein — translation MFDTLSDRLSATFKNLRGKGRLSEADIDATAREIRIALLEADVALPVVRAFIANVKERARGAEVSQALNPAQQVVKIVNEELVAILGGETRRLRFAKTAPTVIMLAGLQGAGKTTLAGKLGLWLKGQGHSPLLVACDLQRPNAVNQLSVVAERAGVAVYAPEPGNGVGDPVQVAKDSIEFAKAKVHDIVIVDTAGRLGIDQELMQQAADIRDAVSPDEILFVVDAMIGQDAVNTAEAFRDGVGFDGVVLSKLDGDARGGAALSIAHVTGKQVMFASNGEKLEDFDAFHPDRMASRILDMGDLLTLIEQAEKTFSQEEAAKMASKLQSSKGGKDFTLDDFLAQMEQVRKMGSISKLLGMLPGMGQIKDQINNIDERDIDRTAAIIKSMTPKERAEPTIINGSRRARIAKGSGVEVSAVKSLVERFFEARKMMSKMAQGGGMPGMPGMPGMGGGPGRQKKQVKQAKGKRKSGNPMKRKAEEAAAAERREQAAAQGGAFGLPAQEDKNFELPDEFKKFMG, via the coding sequence GTGTTCGATACTCTCTCCGACCGCCTTAGCGCGACTTTCAAGAACCTCAGGGGCAAGGGCCGCTTGTCCGAGGCGGACATCGACGCCACGGCACGCGAGATCCGTATCGCCCTGCTGGAAGCCGACGTCGCCCTGCCCGTGGTCCGGGCCTTCATCGCCAATGTGAAGGAGCGGGCGCGCGGCGCCGAGGTCTCCCAGGCGCTGAACCCCGCCCAGCAGGTCGTCAAGATCGTCAACGAGGAGCTCGTCGCCATCCTCGGCGGCGAGACCCGGCGGCTGCGGTTCGCCAAGACCGCGCCCACCGTGATCATGCTCGCCGGTCTCCAGGGTGCCGGTAAGACGACGCTGGCCGGAAAGCTCGGCCTCTGGCTCAAGGGCCAGGGCCACTCCCCGCTGCTCGTCGCCTGCGACCTCCAGCGCCCCAACGCCGTCAACCAGCTGAGCGTCGTCGCCGAGCGCGCCGGTGTCGCGGTCTACGCCCCCGAGCCGGGCAACGGCGTCGGCGACCCGGTCCAGGTCGCCAAGGACTCCATCGAGTTCGCCAAGGCCAAGGTCCACGACATCGTCATCGTCGACACCGCGGGCCGCCTCGGTATCGACCAGGAGCTGATGCAGCAGGCCGCGGACATCCGCGACGCCGTCAGCCCCGACGAGATCCTCTTCGTCGTCGACGCGATGATCGGTCAGGACGCGGTCAACACCGCCGAGGCCTTCCGCGACGGCGTCGGCTTCGACGGCGTGGTGCTCTCCAAGCTGGACGGTGACGCCCGCGGTGGTGCGGCCCTGTCGATCGCCCATGTCACGGGCAAGCAGGTCATGTTCGCGTCGAACGGCGAGAAGCTGGAGGACTTCGACGCGTTCCACCCGGACCGGATGGCCTCCCGCATCCTCGACATGGGTGACCTCCTCACCCTGATCGAGCAGGCGGAGAAGACGTTCAGCCAGGAAGAGGCCGCCAAAATGGCCTCGAAGCTCCAGTCGAGCAAGGGTGGGAAGGACTTCACCCTCGACGACTTCCTGGCCCAGATGGAGCAGGTCCGCAAGATGGGCTCCATCTCCAAGCTGCTCGGGATGCTCCCCGGCATGGGGCAGATCAAGGACCAGATCAACAACATCGACGAGCGCGACATCGACCGCACCGCCGCGATCATCAAGTCGATGACGCCCAAGGAGCGCGCCGAGCCGACGATCATCAACGGCTCGCGCCGGGCCCGTATCGCCAAGGGTTCGGGCGTCGAGGTCTCCGCCGTCAAGAGCCTGGTGGAGCGCTTCTTCGAGGCCCGCAAGATGATGTCGAAGATGGCCCAGGGCGGCGGCATGCCCGGGATGCCGGGGATGCCCGGCATGGGCGGCGGTCCCGGCCGTCAGAAGAAGCAGGTCAAGCAGGCCAAGGGCAAACGCAAGAGCGGCAACCCGATGAAGCGCAAGGCCGAGGAGGCCGCCGCCGCGGAGCGCCGCGAGCAGGCCGCCGCCCAGGGTGGCGCGTTCGGGCTCCCGGCCCAGGAGGACAAGAACTTCGAGCTGCCGGACGAGTTCAAGAAGTTCATGGGCTGA
- the rpsP gene encoding 30S ribosomal protein S16 → MAVKIKLKRLGKIRSPHYRIVVADSRTRRDGRAIEEIGLYHPVQNPSRIEVNSERAQYWLSVGAQPTEPVLAILKLTGDWQAHKGLPAPAPLLQPEPKADKRALFEALSADGDEAKGEAITPKAKKSDKKADEAADAAASTESTEA, encoded by the coding sequence GTGGCAGTCAAGATCAAGCTGAAGCGTCTGGGCAAGATCCGTTCGCCTCACTACCGCATCGTCGTCGCCGACTCCCGTACCCGCCGTGACGGCCGGGCCATCGAGGAGATCGGCCTGTACCACCCGGTGCAGAACCCCTCGCGCATCGAGGTCAACTCGGAGCGCGCGCAGTACTGGCTGTCCGTCGGCGCCCAGCCGACCGAGCCGGTCCTCGCGATCCTGAAGCTCACCGGTGACTGGCAGGCCCACAAGGGCCTCCCGGCCCCCGCGCCGCTGCTGCAGCCGGAGCCCAAGGCTGACAAGCGTGCCCTGTTCGAGGCGCTGTCCGCGGACGGCGACGAGGCCAAGGGTGAGGCCATCACCCCCAAGGCCAAGAAGTCCGACAAGAAGGCGGACGAGGCGGCTGACGCTGCCGCGTCCACCGAGTCGACCGAGGCCTGA
- a CDS encoding SAM-dependent methyltransferase encodes MTPTLVRNLRDADPSAPADAGTRARDWAEIQERMLAPLYEAVYDRLEVGPATRMLSLGCGSGLALLVGAARGAQVTGVDSDHERLALARVRLLPDEGAEGAPAHRARLHESGLPAGAAADGAPYNLITVFEPIGCAAGDSEGLVPALESALPLAARGATVVLTGWGPPERCATAPVLRVAARLTESARPPRPGGWRPTLRDDLEDVAARAGLKPDGSGRVSCPFGYADPDSAVRGLLSTGLFDAAVRATDRSQVEKEVAEALHPYRRPDGTVWMPNVFRYLVCTT; translated from the coding sequence ATGACACCAACGCTCGTCCGGAACCTCCGGGACGCGGATCCCTCCGCGCCGGCGGACGCCGGTACCCGTGCCCGCGACTGGGCCGAGATCCAGGAACGCATGCTGGCACCGCTCTACGAGGCGGTGTACGACCGGCTCGAAGTCGGACCCGCCACCCGGATGCTGTCGCTCGGCTGTGGCTCCGGGCTCGCCCTGCTCGTCGGGGCGGCCCGGGGGGCGCAGGTGACGGGTGTGGACTCCGACCATGAGCGGCTGGCGCTGGCGCGTGTACGGCTGCTGCCCGACGAGGGCGCGGAAGGTGCGCCCGCGCACCGGGCCCGGCTGCACGAGAGCGGGCTCCCGGCGGGCGCCGCCGCCGACGGGGCACCGTACAACCTGATCACCGTGTTCGAGCCGATCGGCTGCGCGGCCGGTGACTCCGAGGGGCTGGTGCCCGCGCTGGAGTCGGCGCTGCCGCTGGCGGCCCGGGGCGCGACGGTGGTGCTGACCGGGTGGGGGCCGCCGGAGCGGTGTGCCACGGCGCCGGTGCTGCGGGTGGCGGCCCGGCTGACGGAGTCCGCGCGTCCGCCGCGCCCGGGCGGGTGGCGGCCGACCCTCCGGGACGATCTGGAGGACGTGGCCGCGCGGGCGGGGCTGAAGCCGGACGGTTCGGGGCGGGTCTCCTGCCCCTTCGGGTACGCGGACCCGGACAGTGCGGTACGCGGTCTGCTGTCGACCGGCCTCTTCGACGCCGCCGTACGGGCCACCGACCGCTCCCAGGTGGAGAAGGAGGTCGCGGAGGCGCTGCATCCCTACCGGCGCCCGGACGGCACGGTGTGGATGCCGAACGTCTTCCGCTACCTGGTGTGCACGACGTGA
- a CDS encoding [protein-PII] uridylyltransferase encodes MTSTEAITDSEDSGPSGYAAARLRLLQQEARSGPPRRAALARLTDDWLTGLFTSAAEHAGVRGAALVAVGGYGRGELSPRSDLDLLLLHDGSADPAALSALADGIWYPVWDLGLALDHSVRTPGEARKTAGEDLKVQLGLLDARPVAGDLGLVASLRTAILADWRNQAPKRLPALHELCQERAERMGELQFLLEPDLKEARGGLRDATALRAVAASWVADAPREGLTEARRTLLDARDALHLTTGRATDRLALQEQDQVAEALGLMDADALLRQVYEAARTVSYATDVTWREVNRVLRARSVRPKLRAMLSGGLGSKAAPERAPLADGVVEADGEVVLARAARPDRDPVLTLRAAAAAAEAGLPLSRHLVRHLATTVRPLPVPWPPEAREELVTLLGAGEPTVGVWEALEAEGIITRLLPDWERVHCRPQRNPVHTWTVDRHLVETAVRAASLTRRVHRPDLLLVAALLHDIGKGWPGDHSVAGEVIARDMATRIGFDKHDVGVIATLVRHHLLLVETATRRDLDDPATVRSVAEAVSSASTLELLHALTEADALATGPAAWSTWRASLVTDLVKRVAAVLAGEAPEEPEEAAPSAEHERLAIEALRTGEPALTLHTQPEEPAGEGEVEPVGVELLIALPDRPGVLPAAAGVLALHRLTVRAADLRAVELPNEVGDTADLLLLSWRVAAEYGSLPQAARLRADLVRALDGSLDIRARLAEREAAYPRRRGVKAPPPRVTVAAAGSRRATVIEVRAQDAPGLLHRIGNALEGCAVRVRSAHVSTLGANAVDAFYVTGTDGEPLPEVRAAEVAREVEKALG; translated from the coding sequence GTGACGAGCACCGAAGCGATCACCGACAGCGAAGACTCGGGACCCAGCGGCTATGCGGCGGCCCGGCTGCGCCTCCTCCAGCAGGAGGCGCGGTCCGGGCCGCCGCGCCGTGCGGCCCTCGCCCGCCTCACCGACGACTGGCTCACCGGCCTGTTCACCTCGGCGGCCGAACACGCCGGGGTCCGCGGCGCCGCCCTCGTCGCCGTCGGCGGCTACGGCCGCGGCGAACTCTCCCCGCGCAGCGACCTCGACCTGCTGCTCCTGCACGACGGCAGCGCCGACCCGGCGGCCCTCTCCGCCCTCGCGGACGGCATCTGGTACCCGGTCTGGGACCTGGGCCTCGCCCTCGACCACTCCGTACGCACCCCCGGCGAGGCCCGGAAGACGGCGGGCGAGGACCTCAAGGTCCAGCTCGGCCTGCTGGACGCCCGCCCGGTCGCCGGGGACCTCGGGCTCGTCGCCTCCCTGCGCACCGCGATCCTCGCCGACTGGCGCAACCAGGCGCCCAAACGCCTCCCCGCCCTCCACGAGCTCTGCCAGGAGCGCGCGGAGCGGATGGGCGAGCTCCAGTTCCTCCTGGAACCCGACCTCAAGGAGGCCCGCGGCGGCCTCCGCGACGCCACCGCCCTGCGCGCCGTCGCCGCCTCCTGGGTCGCCGACGCCCCCCGCGAAGGGCTCACCGAGGCCCGCCGCACCCTCCTGGACGCCCGCGACGCCCTCCACCTCACCACCGGCCGCGCCACCGACCGCCTCGCCCTCCAGGAACAGGACCAGGTCGCCGAGGCGCTCGGCCTCATGGACGCGGACGCGCTGCTGCGCCAGGTGTACGAGGCCGCGCGCACGGTCTCGTACGCCACCGACGTCACCTGGCGCGAGGTCAACCGGGTCCTGCGCGCCCGCTCGGTGCGCCCCAAGCTCCGCGCCATGCTCAGCGGCGGCCTCGGCTCCAAGGCCGCCCCCGAGCGCGCCCCGCTCGCCGACGGCGTGGTGGAGGCCGACGGCGAAGTGGTCCTCGCCCGCGCCGCCCGCCCCGACCGCGACCCCGTCCTCACGCTGCGCGCCGCCGCGGCCGCCGCCGAGGCCGGACTGCCGCTCTCCCGCCACCTCGTACGCCACCTCGCCACCACCGTCCGGCCGCTGCCTGTCCCGTGGCCGCCCGAGGCCCGCGAGGAGCTGGTCACCCTGCTCGGCGCGGGGGAGCCCACCGTCGGCGTCTGGGAGGCGCTCGAAGCGGAAGGGATCATCACCCGGCTGCTGCCCGACTGGGAACGCGTCCACTGCCGCCCCCAGCGCAACCCCGTGCACACCTGGACCGTCGACCGGCACCTGGTGGAGACCGCCGTCCGCGCCGCCTCCCTCACCCGCCGCGTCCACCGCCCCGACCTCCTGCTGGTCGCCGCCCTCCTCCACGACATCGGCAAGGGCTGGCCCGGCGACCACTCGGTGGCCGGCGAGGTCATCGCCCGGGACATGGCCACCCGGATCGGCTTCGACAAGCACGACGTGGGCGTCATCGCCACCCTCGTACGCCACCATCTGCTGCTGGTGGAGACCGCCACGCGGCGCGACCTGGACGACCCCGCCACCGTGCGGTCGGTCGCCGAAGCCGTCTCCAGCGCCTCCACCCTGGAGCTGCTGCACGCCCTCACCGAGGCCGACGCGCTCGCCACCGGGCCCGCCGCCTGGTCCACCTGGCGGGCCTCCCTCGTCACCGACCTGGTCAAGCGCGTCGCCGCCGTCCTCGCGGGGGAGGCCCCCGAGGAGCCGGAGGAGGCCGCGCCCAGCGCCGAGCACGAACGCCTCGCGATCGAGGCCCTGCGCACCGGCGAACCCGCCCTCACCCTGCACACCCAGCCCGAGGAGCCCGCCGGGGAGGGCGAGGTGGAGCCGGTCGGCGTCGAACTGCTCATCGCCCTGCCCGACCGCCCCGGCGTCCTGCCCGCCGCCGCCGGGGTCCTCGCCCTGCACCGCCTCACCGTGCGCGCCGCCGACCTGCGCGCGGTGGAGCTGCCCAACGAGGTGGGGGACACGGCGGACCTGCTGCTGCTCAGCTGGCGGGTGGCGGCCGAGTACGGGTCCCTCCCGCAGGCCGCCCGGCTCCGCGCCGACCTCGTACGGGCCCTGGACGGCTCCCTGGACATCCGGGCCCGGCTCGCCGAGCGGGAGGCCGCCTACCCGCGCCGCAGGGGCGTGAAGGCCCCGCCGCCCCGGGTCACCGTCGCGGCGGCCGGCTCCCGCCGCGCCACCGTCATCGAGGTCCGCGCCCAGGACGCCCCCGGACTGCTGCACCGGATCGGCAACGCCCTGGAGGGATGCGCGGTACGGGTGCGCAGCGCCCATGTCTCCACCCTCGGCGCCAACGCCGTGGACGCCTTCTACGTCACCGGGACCGACGGCGAACCGCTGCCGGAGGTCCGGGCCGCCGAGGTCGCCCGGGAGGTCGAGAAGGCCCTCGGCTGA
- the trmD gene encoding tRNA (guanosine(37)-N1)-methyltransferase TrmD: MRLDVVTIFPEYLDPLNVSLVGKARARGVLDVHVHDLREWTYDRHNTVDDTPYGGGPGMVMKTEPWGEALDEALADGYESGAHAPVLVVPTPSGRPFTQELAVELSAKPWLLFTPARYEGIDRRVIDEYATRIPVVEVSIGDYVLAGGEAAVLVITEAVARLLPGVLGNAESHRDDSFAPGAMANLLEGPVYTKPPEWRGRGIPDVLLSGHHGKIARWRRDQAFARTALNRPDLIERCEAGAFDKKDREILSILGFAPEPGGRFWRRPPAVEE, encoded by the coding sequence ATGCGACTCGACGTCGTCACGATCTTCCCCGAGTACCTGGACCCGCTCAACGTCTCCCTGGTCGGCAAGGCCCGCGCCCGCGGGGTCCTGGACGTCCACGTCCACGACCTGCGGGAGTGGACGTACGACCGGCACAACACGGTCGACGACACCCCCTACGGCGGCGGCCCCGGCATGGTCATGAAGACCGAGCCCTGGGGCGAGGCGCTGGACGAGGCGCTGGCCGACGGGTACGAGTCCGGCGCGCACGCCCCGGTCCTCGTCGTGCCCACCCCCAGCGGCCGCCCTTTCACCCAGGAACTGGCCGTGGAGCTCTCCGCCAAGCCCTGGCTGCTCTTCACCCCCGCCCGGTACGAGGGCATCGACCGCCGGGTGATCGACGAGTACGCCACCCGGATCCCGGTCGTCGAGGTCTCCATCGGCGACTACGTGCTGGCCGGCGGGGAGGCCGCCGTCCTGGTGATCACGGAGGCTGTGGCCCGGCTGCTGCCCGGCGTCCTCGGCAACGCCGAGTCCCACCGCGACGACTCCTTCGCCCCGGGCGCGATGGCCAACCTCCTGGAGGGCCCCGTCTACACCAAGCCGCCCGAGTGGCGCGGCCGGGGGATCCCGGACGTCCTGCTCAGCGGCCACCACGGGAAGATCGCCCGCTGGCGGCGGGACCAGGCCTTCGCCCGGACCGCCCTCAACCGGCCCGATCTGATCGAGAGGTGCGAGGCGGGCGCCTTCGACAAGAAGGACCGCGAGATCCTCTCCATCCTCGGCTTCGCCCCGGAGCCCGGCGGCCGATTTTGGCGCAGGCCCCCCGCCGTGGAAGAATAG
- the rimM gene encoding ribosome maturation factor RimM (Essential for efficient processing of 16S rRNA): MQLVVARIGRAHGIKGEVTVEVRTDEPELRLGPGAVLATDPAATGPLTIESGRVHSGRLLLRFEGVRDRTGAEALRNTLLIADVDPEELPEDEDEFYDHQLIDLDVVLADGTEIGRITEISHLPSQDLFIVERPDGSEVMIPFVEEIVSEIDLEEQRAVITPPPGLIDESEAVVVSSRDEEAEPEEGAAEESGEAPKDDA; this comes from the coding sequence GTGCAGTTGGTAGTTGCGCGGATCGGCCGCGCCCACGGCATCAAGGGCGAGGTCACCGTCGAGGTACGAACGGACGAGCCGGAGCTGCGGCTCGGGCCCGGTGCCGTCCTGGCCACCGACCCGGCGGCCACCGGCCCGCTGACCATCGAGTCGGGCCGGGTGCACAGCGGAAGGCTGCTGCTCCGCTTCGAGGGCGTGCGTGACCGCACCGGCGCCGAGGCCCTGCGCAACACCCTGCTGATCGCCGACGTGGACCCGGAGGAGCTGCCCGAGGACGAGGACGAGTTCTACGACCACCAGCTCATCGACCTGGACGTCGTCCTCGCCGACGGTACGGAGATCGGCCGGATCACCGAGATCTCCCACCTGCCCTCGCAGGACCTCTTCATCGTGGAGCGCCCCGACGGCAGCGAGGTGATGATCCCCTTCGTGGAGGAGATCGTCAGCGAGATCGACCTGGAGGAGCAGCGCGCGGTCATCACCCCGCCGCCCGGCCTGATCGACGAGAGCGAGGCCGTGGTGGTCTCCTCCCGCGACGAGGAGGCGGAGCCCGAGGAGGGCGCGGCCGAGGAGTCCGGCGAGGCGCCGAAGGACGACGCCTGA